DNA from Ignavibacteria bacterium:
ATTTGTGGAAAAAACTTCTTTATATCAGGTTTTTCACTGAAATGAAACAGCATTTTCCTCATAAATTTATAGTGTGGTATGTATAACTACGACAAATTTTCTTCTTGCTTAATATGTGTTTAAAATATAATTTAGACAACTATAAATGCACTGGAAAGTGATTTTTAAACACAGATAATTTTAGTCCGGGGGATAGGAGTAAAATTTTATTTTTTAAATAAAAATCACTTTATGAAGAAGAAATACATCTTATTTTTCGCAATTTTATTTTTTGGGGTTTCCCCGCTTAAAGCAGAATTGTATAATGTCGGAGTTTTCAGCAATTTTTTTCTTCCCTCAACTTTGTTCAATGTTAATGTGGGCGATACTGTCAGATGGACATTGATGGAAGGATTTCATACCACGACTTCGGTAACTGTTCCATCCGGTGCTGCAACATGGGACCATATGTTTCTGGGGAGCGTGGGTGAAACATTCGATTATATTGTTACAGAGGAGGGTACCTATGACTATACCTGTATTTTTCACGGAGGTATGGATGCTTCATTCGAGGTAATCCTGCCTGTGGAAATTTCAACTTTCAGCGCGTCCGTATTTGAAAATAAAATCAAGCTCTTATGGACAACAGTAATGGAGTTTAATAATCTGGGCTTTGACATCGAAAGAAAAATTGCATCAACAAACCAATGGTTAAAAGTTGGGTTTGTTAAAGGTAACGGCACAAGCAATAAATCATATCAATACAGTTTCATTGATGAGAGTGTTTCTCCCGGAAGGTATAATTACCGGCTGAAGCAGTTAGATTACAACGGCAACTATGAGTATTTTAATTTAACGGGGGAAATTTCAATCGGTGTTCCCGATAAATATTTTTTATCTCAGAACTATCCAAACCCGTTTAATCCCGTAACAAGAATCGATTATCAGCTTCCATATGACGGGTATGTTAGTTTGAAAATATACGACATAGCGGGACGTGAAGCGGCAACCCTCATAAATGGAAATCAGACAGCAGGCATTTATACGCTAACTTTTAATGCTGAAGTAATATCAAGCGGAATTTATTTTTACCGTCTTGTTGCCGAGAATAACGGGGAAAGATTTATCGAAACAAAAAGAATGACAGTCTTAAAATAAAAATTTAATTATTCATAAAAAAAAGGAGCATAAAGTTATATTTATTGCTCCTTTTTTGTTAAGTCTATTATTGATTTAATTATGTTGAGCTTGGCGAAACAACTATATTCTTTTTTATTGAATTTATTTTATAAAGCGCATATATAATTAACAAAATTGTCAGTATAACAAGCACAAAAATCCACATATTTCCCTTTGTTCCTGCCGTTTCATTGCCATTAACAACCGTAACTACACCCTTCATATATGGATGAGGTGCGCATAAATATTTATAGGTACCGGCTTTGTCAAGCTTTACTTTAAAAGTTTCAGCATGTCCGAGCAAAGGAGAGCTGAACGGTTCCGGCGCATCATATGTTGATGCGGTATGAATGCCTGAAAATTCTCCTTCCATATAAGTGAAAACTTCTTCATTCTGCCATGTGACAGTTGTACCCTGATGGACTTTGATTGATTTGGGATAGAAACTGTTTCCTATTATTTTTATCATAACTTCTTTCACTTCCGGTCCGTATTCAACGACGGGGTCAACATCAGGCGTTCCCGGTTCAAACGGCGCAATGGTTCTTATGATTTTTGATTTTATATCTTTTAATTCTTTTTCTTCATATTGCGGTCCGTCTGCAGTTATGGTTACAGGAGTGACCGCGTTTCTGTCGCATATCAATAATCCGATAGCACCTCTGTCTGCAGCGCTCACCGCATGGTCAAGCATTGTATAAGTTCCTTCATCAGGAGGCATTCTGAATTCTATAACCCATGAATCAGATGGTCCTGAAGTTACAGTCTGACCGCCGGGCTGAGGTAGGTCAGGATTTCCCTGCCAATAAACAAAGTCCCACATAATACCGACAATATGAAAAGTAGAAACTTTGTTTGGTCCTACATTCAGATAATTTATTCTTACATAATCTCCGGGTTTTGCTTTTATCGGTTGTTCGATATATTTGAACAGTTTTCCATTCCACATAGTGTATATAGGGTTTCCGTCAATTGCATCTTTACCGCTTGAATACATTTCATGCTGAAGTATGTATAATTCTACATCAGGTTTTTTATTCAGCATTTGCTCAAGCTTATACTGTTTCTTTGGTTTAACCGTCATCATTCCATATTGCCCGAATAATATGTGAAGCGGAATTCCATGTCCTCCGGGAGCGCAGTGATACATATATACACCCGGGCGTGATGCTTTAAACAACATGGATTTTGTTTCACCTGCGTTTATCTTTCCGAGATATTTTGAAGTCTGGGTAGATGCTGAGTGAATCGATGCACCGTGAGGAATTTGTCCTTTATTAACAACCGTGAACTCAACAATATCACCTTCATTTACTATTATGTTTGGTCCGGGAATACTTCCGTTTATTACAAAACCTTTGAAAAGCACTCCTGCGCCTATATAAGTGTCGCCTTCGGATAATTCAATTGTAACCGATGCATCCGGTTTTATACCGGCATTCTGCGGCACATAGCTCGACGGCGGAATGGACAGACTATTATCCCTGTTCATTATTTCTATGAACTGAGTTGTGTCCTTGCTTTCTGCGAATAAAGAAAGATTAACCTGAACCGGTAACAACACCATCGCAATAAATAACATTCGCAACATTTGATAGGATTTCATTTTATTTATATTAAATTCCATTGAAAAATTATTTTAACTTATTAAACTAACTACAAAAAAACCAAGCGGAGAAGAAAATTTTATTATAGTAAATATACTTATTGAGTTATCGTCCGAATCATTTTCAACAATTTCTTCTTTGCTGTTTTCTTTTTCAGGTGTATCAATACTATACTTCACAGGAGATGAAACAAGCTGATTTGAACCGGATTGATTTTCTATGGCTTTCAATAGTTCCTGAGCTCCTAATGTATTAGCTCTTTCTTTAAGCAATTCACTTCTGAAATCTTCATTACACTTAGGGCAGGCAAATATTTCGGTATTTGCTATTGTCAGCAGAGTTATAATCGAAATACAAAATGCAAATATTCTTTTCATGATAATTTTAATTTAAAATATTAATAAAAGTAGTATAACAGAAAATATTATCAGCGCCGATATCAGAATAAATCTGATTCTGAGCAATTCTGTGCTTAATGCAGGCATATAAACTGTGTTACCTGCGAAAATATTGACAGGGCTTATTTCGGCTTGCAATGTTGTTCCTCCCGAAAGAGATGGTTCTTTCGATGAGCCGAATATTAAAACAGCGAATATTATTAAGAACAAAACAAAAACACCTGCCATCATCCACTTAGTATAAACTTTCATATCCATACCTTGGGAAATAGTCTCGGTCTGCGCAGATAAATTCTCTGCTATAAAAATTGAAGCGATTAAAATAAATTTAATAAAAGTTTTCATAATAAATTCATCTTTATAAATTACACATGCAGGCGGAACCTTCTGAACTGCACGCAGAATTAAAAATTTTTTCTTCTAATTCTTTAGCTTTCGGAAATAGAATGTTATTTTCAAGATGTATATGTTTATGCAGGTCATTGTTTAATTCTTCAAGCTCATTATAGGTTATTCTGTGTGTGTTGCAAAAAGAATCTTCTATCAAAAAATCATTTGTTAGGTTTCTGATTGTTTCCAAAAAATTTCCCGCTTCTGCATGCTCTCTTTCCATAACTGAAATAGGATTATCAATAGACCCGAATGGCGGCGTATTGAGCGTAGAATTGTCCCTGCCGGCATTAACTAAAGTTTTTATGTAAGGGAAAAGGATATTCTCCTCTTTAAGCATATGTTCTTCAAGCTCATTTTGAAGCTTTTCATATTCCGAATTGATTTCAATAAGTTCCGGATATTTAACTGAATGTTTTTCAGAAAGAGTTTTAAGATGCCCTTTAATTCTTGGCAAGACTTTTCTCAGGTATGTATGATGGGCATTAACAATGTAATCAGCAAGGAAGTCCAATTCCCAGTCATTAAAGACATCGTTATTGAATGAATAATTTTTTAAGTCATTCAGTAATGAATCTAAATTAATGTTTTTATTAGCGCATGCCTCAGAAAGACTTTTTTTCCCGCCGCAGCAGAAATCAATGCCTAATTTTTCGAATAATTCGGTTGTTTTGTAATTAAATTTA
Protein-coding regions in this window:
- a CDS encoding T9SS type A sorting domain-containing protein, with translation MKKKYILFFAILFFGVSPLKAELYNVGVFSNFFLPSTLFNVNVGDTVRWTLMEGFHTTTSVTVPSGAATWDHMFLGSVGETFDYIVTEEGTYDYTCIFHGGMDASFEVILPVEISTFSASVFENKIKLLWTTVMEFNNLGFDIERKIASTNQWLKVGFVKGNGTSNKSYQYSFIDESVSPGRYNYRLKQLDYNGNYEYFNLTGEISIGVPDKYFLSQNYPNPFNPVTRIDYQLPYDGYVSLKIYDIAGREAATLINGNQTAGIYTLTFNAEVISSGIYFYRLVAENNGERFIETKRMTVLK
- a CDS encoding plastocyanin/azurin family copper-binding protein — its product is MKSYQMLRMLFIAMVLLPVQVNLSLFAESKDTTQFIEIMNRDNSLSIPPSSYVPQNAGIKPDASVTIELSEGDTYIGAGVLFKGFVINGSIPGPNIIVNEGDIVEFTVVNKGQIPHGASIHSASTQTSKYLGKINAGETKSMLFKASRPGVYMYHCAPGGHGIPLHILFGQYGMMTVKPKKQYKLEQMLNKKPDVELYILQHEMYSSGKDAIDGNPIYTMWNGKLFKYIEQPIKAKPGDYVRINYLNVGPNKVSTFHIVGIMWDFVYWQGNPDLPQPGGQTVTSGPSDSWVIEFRMPPDEGTYTMLDHAVSAADRGAIGLLICDRNAVTPVTITADGPQYEEKELKDIKSKIIRTIAPFEPGTPDVDPVVEYGPEVKEVMIKIIGNSFYPKSIKVHQGTTVTWQNEEVFTYMEGEFSGIHTASTYDAPEPFSSPLLGHAETFKVKLDKAGTYKYLCAPHPYMKGVVTVVNGNETAGTKGNMWIFVLVILTILLIIYALYKINSIKKNIVVSPSST
- the ric gene encoding iron-sulfur cluster repair di-iron protein, yielding MEINTQTKVSDVIKFNYKTTELFEKLGIDFCCGGKKSLSEACANKNINLDSLLNDLKNYSFNNDVFNDWELDFLADYIVNAHHTYLRKVLPRIKGHLKTLSEKHSVKYPELIEINSEYEKLQNELEEHMLKEENILFPYIKTLVNAGRDNSTLNTPPFGSIDNPISVMEREHAEAGNFLETIRNLTNDFLIEDSFCNTHRITYNELEELNNDLHKHIHLENNILFPKAKELEEKIFNSACSSEGSACMCNL